The following are encoded in a window of Thiohalobacter sp. IOR34 genomic DNA:
- the rplN gene encoding 50S ribosomal protein L14, with the protein MIQMQTMLAAADNSGARQVQCIKVLGGSHRRYAGIGDVIKVSVKEAIPRGKVKKGEVYNAVVVRTRKGVRRPDGSVVRFDGNAAVLLNNKLEPIGTRIFGPVTRELRSERFMKIVSLAPEVL; encoded by the coding sequence ATGATTCAGATGCAAACCATGCTGGCGGCAGCCGACAACAGCGGAGCGCGCCAGGTACAGTGCATTAAGGTGCTGGGCGGTTCTCACCGCCGTTATGCCGGCATCGGCGATGTGATCAAGGTCAGCGTGAAGGAAGCGATTCCGCGCGGCAAGGTCAAGAAGGGCGAGGTGTACAATGCCGTCGTGGTCCGCACCCGAAAGGGTGTGCGTCGCCCCGATGGTTCTGTGGTGCGTTTCGACGGCAATGCCGCAGTGTTGCTCAACAACAAGCTTGAGCCGATCGGCACGCGTATCTTTGGTCCGGTGACACGTGAACTGCGCAGCGAGCGCTTCATGAAGATCGTCTCGCTGGCTCCGGAAGTGCTCTAA
- the rpmD gene encoding 50S ribosomal protein L30 codes for MAEKKLKVTLVKSVNGRLKNHKACVRGLGLRRMHHTVEVIDTPENRGMINKVSYMLQVEEV; via the coding sequence ATGGCTGAGAAGAAACTCAAGGTTACCCTGGTGAAGAGCGTCAACGGGCGCCTGAAGAACCACAAGGCCTGTGTTCGCGGCCTCGGTCTGCGTCGTATGCATCACACCGTCGAGGTGATCGATACGCCGGAGAACCGCGGCATGATCAACAAGGTCTCCTACATGTTGCAGGTCGAGGAAGTCTGA
- the rplR gene encoding 50S ribosomal protein L18, protein MDKKSARIRRARRTRAKIRELATYRLSIHRTPRHIYAQVFAPSGDTVVAAASTLDKQLRAELKGTGNQDAAAAVGKAIAEKAKAAGISKVAFDRSGFKYHGRVKALADAAREAGLEF, encoded by the coding sequence ATGGACAAGAAATCTGCACGTATTCGCCGTGCCCGCCGGACCCGCGCCAAGATTCGCGAGCTGGCGACCTACCGGCTGAGTATCCACCGCACGCCACGGCACATCTATGCCCAGGTGTTTGCACCTTCGGGTGATACCGTCGTGGCGGCCGCTTCCACCCTGGACAAGCAGCTGCGTGCCGAACTGAAGGGCACCGGCAACCAGGATGCAGCGGCGGCAGTCGGCAAGGCGATCGCGGAAAAGGCCAAGGCTGCCGGTATCAGCAAGGTCGCCTTCGACCGTTCCGGTTTCAAGTATCATGGCCGTGTGAAGGCGTTGGCCGATGCCGCACGCGAAGCTGGCCTCGAGTTTTAA
- the rpsN gene encoding 30S ribosomal protein S14, whose protein sequence is MAKKSMIAREAKRIKAVQKYAAKRAELKAIIKNPNSDTEEVAAAVAQLQKLPRNASPVRVQRRCRITGRPHAVYRKFGLCRNKLREHAMQGEVPGLVKASW, encoded by the coding sequence ATGGCAAAGAAATCCATGATTGCTCGTGAGGCCAAGCGCATCAAGGCGGTGCAGAAGTATGCCGCCAAGCGTGCCGAGCTGAAGGCCATCATCAAGAACCCGAACAGCGACACCGAGGAGGTCGCCGCTGCCGTTGCCCAGTTGCAGAAGCTGCCGCGCAATGCCAGCCCGGTGCGCGTTCAGCGTCGCTGCCGTATCACTGGCCGGCCGCATGCGGTGTATCGCAAGTTCGGTCTGTGCCGCAACAAGCTGCGTGAACACGCCATGCAGGGCGAGGTTCCGGGGCTTGTCAAGGCAAGTTGGTAA
- the rpmC gene encoding 50S ribosomal protein L29 has protein sequence MKASELRNKSEAELREELMGLLREQFNLRMQRGTGQLSRPHQFDRVRKDIARIKTVLNEKAKSGDAA, from the coding sequence ATGAAGGCGAGTGAACTACGCAACAAGTCGGAAGCTGAGCTGCGCGAGGAGCTGATGGGGCTGCTGCGCGAGCAGTTCAATCTGCGGATGCAGCGCGGCACTGGTCAGCTGTCCCGTCCCCACCAGTTTGATCGTGTGCGCAAGGACATTGCGCGCATCAAGACGGTACTGAACGAAAAGGCAAAGTCGGGTGATGCGGCATGA
- the rpsM gene encoding 30S ribosomal protein S13, protein MARIAGINIPVNKHAVIALTAIYGIGRTRAQQICEAAGVAPDRKIKELAEGELEALRNEVGKFTVEGDLRREVSMNIKRLMDLGCYRGLRHRRGLPLRGQRTRTNARTRKGPRRPIRK, encoded by the coding sequence ATGGCCCGTATTGCAGGTATCAACATTCCCGTGAATAAACATGCGGTTATCGCGCTGACTGCGATCTACGGCATCGGGCGTACCCGGGCCCAGCAGATCTGCGAGGCCGCCGGCGTCGCCCCGGACCGCAAGATCAAGGAGTTGGCCGAGGGCGAACTCGAGGCGCTGCGCAACGAGGTCGGCAAATTCACGGTCGAAGGTGATCTGCGCCGCGAGGTGTCGATGAACATCAAGCGCCTGATGGACCTCGGTTGCTACCGCGGCCTGCGGCATCGTCGCGGTCTGCCGCTGCGCGGCCAGCGCACCCGCACCAACGCCCGCACCCGCAAGGGCCCGCGGCGCCCCATTCGCAAGTAA
- the rplV gene encoding 50S ribosomal protein L22, whose protein sequence is MEVSAKLRYARISPQKCRLIADQVRGMPVENALQTLMFSPKKGAGIVRKVLESAIANAEHNEGADIDELKISAIYVDEAPTQKRWRARAKGRANRILKRASHITVTVGD, encoded by the coding sequence ATGGAAGTGAGCGCCAAACTGCGTTACGCACGCATCTCGCCCCAGAAGTGTCGGCTGATCGCCGACCAGGTTCGCGGCATGCCGGTGGAGAATGCCCTGCAGACCCTGATGTTCAGTCCCAAGAAGGGGGCTGGCATCGTGCGCAAGGTGCTGGAGTCGGCGATTGCCAATGCCGAGCACAACGAGGGTGCGGACATCGACGAGCTGAAGATTTCCGCGATCTACGTGGATGAGGCTCCGACCCAGAAGCGCTGGCGTGCGCGGGCCAAGGGTCGTGCCAATCGAATTCTGAAGCGGGCCAGTCACATCACTGTGACGGTCGGTGACTGA
- the rpsH gene encoding 30S ribosomal protein S8: MSMSDPIADMLTRIRNGQAAEKTQVSMPASKQKQAVAKVLKDEGYIVDYSVAEHGGKPELTIELKYYQGRPVISSIKRVSRPGLRIYKGKDELPKVQNGLGICIVSTSKGVMTDRQARAAGEGGEVLCTVS, translated from the coding sequence ATGAGTATGTCGGATCCCATCGCGGATATGTTGACCCGAATCCGCAACGGCCAGGCGGCCGAAAAGACGCAGGTCAGCATGCCCGCTTCCAAGCAGAAGCAGGCGGTTGCGAAGGTCTTGAAGGACGAAGGTTATATCGTTGACTACAGCGTGGCCGAGCACGGCGGCAAGCCGGAACTGACCATCGAACTCAAGTACTACCAGGGTCGTCCGGTCATCTCCAGTATCAAGCGGGTGAGCCGCCCCGGTCTGCGGATCTACAAGGGTAAGGACGAGCTGCCGAAGGTGCAGAACGGCCTCGGGATCTGCATCGTTTCCACGTCCAAGGGCGTGATGACGGATCGCCAGGCGCGCGCGGCCGGTGAAGGCGGCGAAGTGCTCTGCACCGTCAGCTAA
- the rplB gene encoding 50S ribosomal protein L2, whose product MAIVKTKPTSPGRRFVVKVQATDLHKGEPYAPLVQKKSKTGGRNNYGRITTRHRGGGHKQRYRVIDFKRNKDGIPARVERIEYDPNRSANIALLLYADGERRYILAPKGLQAGMPVMSGAEAPIKPGSAMSLRDMPVGTLVHNIEMKPGKGGQIARSAGTSAQLVAREGDYATLRLRSGEMRKVHADCRATIGEVGNAEHNLRSLGKAGATRWRGVRPTVRGVAMNPVDHPHGGGEGRTSGGRHPVSPWGMPTKGYKTRKNKRTDRMIVRRRNRK is encoded by the coding sequence ATGGCAATCGTTAAAACAAAGCCGACATCACCGGGGCGCCGCTTCGTGGTCAAGGTGCAGGCCACCGATCTGCACAAGGGCGAGCCCTACGCGCCGCTGGTGCAGAAGAAATCGAAGACCGGTGGCCGCAACAACTATGGCCGCATCACGACCCGGCACCGCGGTGGTGGGCACAAGCAGCGCTATCGCGTCATCGATTTCAAGCGCAACAAGGACGGCATCCCGGCGCGTGTCGAGCGGATCGAGTACGACCCGAACCGCAGCGCCAATATCGCCTTGCTGCTGTATGCGGACGGCGAGCGGCGCTACATCCTGGCTCCCAAGGGTCTGCAGGCCGGCATGCCGGTAATGTCCGGTGCCGAGGCGCCGATCAAACCCGGCAGCGCCATGTCGCTGCGCGACATGCCGGTCGGTACCCTGGTGCACAACATCGAGATGAAGCCGGGCAAGGGTGGACAGATCGCCCGCAGCGCCGGGACCAGTGCCCAGCTGGTGGCCCGCGAGGGCGACTATGCAACCCTGCGTCTGCGTTCCGGCGAGATGCGCAAGGTCCACGCCGACTGCCGTGCCACCATCGGCGAGGTGGGCAATGCCGAGCACAATCTGCGGTCGCTGGGCAAGGCCGGTGCCACCCGCTGGCGTGGCGTGCGGCCGACGGTGCGTGGTGTGGCCATGAACCCGGTCGACCACCCGCACGGTGGTGGTGAGGGCCGCACCTCCGGCGGCCGTCACCCGGTTTCGCCCTGGGGTATGCCGACCAAGGGCTACAAGACACGCAAGAACAAGCGTACGGACCGCATGATCGTGCGGCGCCGCAACCGTAAGTAA
- the rpsC gene encoding 30S ribosomal protein S3 has translation MGQKVHPIGIRLGIVKDWSSKWYADSKNFADYLNNDIQVRDYLKKRLAHASVSRIQIERPAKNAMITIHTARPGIVIGKKGEDIEALRREVSQMMGIPVHINIAEVRKPELDAQLVAESVAQQLERRIMFRRAMKRAVSNSMRLGAQGIRINVAGRLNGAEIARTEWYREGRVPLHTLRADIDYGFAEARTTYGIIGVKVWIFKGEIIGQQETATEAAPAKKAAAK, from the coding sequence ATGGGTCAGAAAGTACATCCAATAGGTATCCGCCTGGGGATCGTCAAGGACTGGAGTTCCAAGTGGTATGCGGATTCGAAGAATTTTGCAGACTACCTGAACAACGACATTCAGGTCCGCGACTATCTTAAGAAGCGTCTGGCCCATGCCTCGGTGAGCCGTATCCAGATCGAGCGCCCGGCCAAGAATGCCATGATCACCATCCATACTGCACGGCCCGGTATCGTGATCGGCAAGAAGGGTGAGGATATCGAGGCGCTGCGCCGTGAGGTCAGCCAGATGATGGGCATCCCGGTGCACATCAACATCGCCGAGGTGCGCAAGCCCGAACTGGATGCGCAGCTGGTGGCTGAGAGCGTCGCGCAGCAGCTGGAGCGCCGCATCATGTTCCGCCGCGCCATGAAGCGTGCCGTGTCCAACTCGATGCGCCTCGGTGCCCAGGGCATCCGCATCAATGTGGCTGGCCGCCTGAATGGCGCCGAGATTGCACGCACCGAGTGGTACCGCGAAGGTCGTGTGCCGCTGCACACCCTGCGTGCGGATATCGATTACGGATTTGCGGAAGCGCGCACCACCTACGGCATCATCGGTGTCAAGGTGTGGATCTTCAAGGGCGAGATCATCGGCCAGCAGGAGACTGCGACCGAGGCGGCGCCCGCGAAGAAGGCCGCGGCCAAATAA
- the rplE gene encoding 50S ribosomal protein L5 — protein sequence MARLQEYYRDTVIKQLQEQFNYRNIMEVPKITKITLNMGVGEAVGDRKVIEHAMSDMEKIAGQKPIMTRARKSVAGFKIREGWPIGCKVTLRRERMYEFLDRLISIAIPRVRDFRGLSPKSFDGGGNYSMGVREQIIFPEIDYDKVDALRGMDITITTSARTDEEAKALLSAFNFPLRS from the coding sequence ATGGCGAGATTGCAAGAATACTACCGCGATACGGTAATCAAACAGCTCCAGGAGCAGTTCAATTACCGTAATATCATGGAGGTGCCGAAGATCACCAAGATTACCCTGAACATGGGGGTCGGTGAGGCGGTGGGTGATCGCAAGGTCATCGAGCACGCCATGAGCGACATGGAAAAGATCGCCGGTCAGAAGCCGATCATGACCCGCGCCCGCAAATCGGTTGCAGGCTTCAAGATCCGTGAAGGCTGGCCCATCGGCTGCAAGGTGACCCTGCGCCGCGAGCGGATGTACGAGTTCCTCGATCGCCTGATCAGCATTGCCATCCCCCGGGTGCGCGACTTCCGGGGCCTGAGCCCGAAGTCGTTCGATGGTGGTGGCAACTACAGCATGGGTGTACGGGAGCAGATCATCTTCCCGGAAATCGATTACGACAAGGTTGATGCGCTGCGCGGTATGGATATCACCATTACCACCAGCGCCAGGACCGACGAGGAAGCCAAGGCGCTGTTGTCTGCGTTCAACTTCCCGCTGCGCAGCTAA
- the secY gene encoding preprotein translocase subunit SecY, translating to MAGAGATLAGTVGDIGKLKELRQRLFFVLGALAVFRLGTFIPVPGIDPSVLAQLAEQQKGTILDMFNMFSGGALKRLSMFALGIMPYISASIIMQLLSYTVPALEQLKKEGEAGRRKITQYTRYGTVVLATLQAIGIAIGLEGQSMGGNPLVLSPGPAFVLSAVVTLVTGTLFLMWLGEQITERGIGNGISMIIFAGIVAGLPQAIGGTLELARTGEMNVLTILFLFALALAVTGFVVFVERGQRRITVNYAKRQQGRKVYAAQSTHLPLKLNMAGVIPPIFASSIILFPATLGSWFGSSEEMRWLKDIAGMLSPGQPLYVLFYALAIVFFCFFYTALVFNSRETADNLKKSGAFIPGIRPGEQTARYIDGVLTRLTLAGAIYITAVCLLPEFLILYWNVPFYFGGTSLLIIVVVVMDFMAQVQAHMMSHQYEGLMKKANLKSQGRAGLLR from the coding sequence GTGGCAGGGGCAGGTGCAACCCTGGCGGGGACGGTCGGTGACATCGGCAAGCTGAAAGAGCTTCGCCAGCGGCTGTTCTTCGTCCTCGGGGCCCTGGCCGTGTTCCGCCTCGGTACCTTCATCCCGGTACCGGGCATCGATCCGTCGGTGCTGGCACAGCTCGCCGAACAGCAGAAGGGCACCATCCTGGACATGTTCAACATGTTCTCGGGTGGCGCGCTGAAGCGCCTGTCGATGTTTGCGCTCGGCATCATGCCCTATATTTCGGCGTCGATCATCATGCAGCTGCTGAGCTACACGGTGCCGGCGCTGGAGCAGTTGAAGAAGGAAGGTGAGGCGGGGCGGCGCAAGATCACCCAGTACACCCGCTACGGGACCGTAGTACTGGCCACCCTGCAGGCGATCGGTATCGCCATTGGTCTGGAAGGGCAGTCGATGGGTGGAAACCCGCTGGTGCTTTCCCCCGGCCCGGCCTTCGTGCTCAGCGCGGTGGTGACCCTGGTGACGGGAACCCTGTTCCTGATGTGGCTGGGCGAGCAGATCACCGAGCGTGGCATCGGCAACGGCATCTCGATGATCATCTTTGCCGGTATCGTTGCCGGCCTGCCACAGGCGATCGGCGGTACCCTGGAGCTGGCGCGTACCGGCGAGATGAACGTGTTGACCATTCTCTTCCTGTTCGCCCTGGCGCTGGCAGTGACCGGTTTCGTGGTATTTGTGGAGCGCGGCCAGCGGCGGATCACGGTCAACTACGCCAAGCGCCAGCAGGGACGCAAGGTGTACGCGGCACAGAGTACGCATTTGCCGCTGAAGCTGAACATGGCGGGCGTGATTCCGCCGATCTTCGCCTCCAGCATCATCCTCTTTCCGGCCACGCTGGGCAGCTGGTTCGGATCCAGCGAGGAGATGCGCTGGCTGAAGGACATCGCGGGCATGCTCTCGCCGGGTCAGCCGCTGTATGTGCTGTTCTATGCCCTGGCGATCGTCTTCTTCTGTTTCTTCTACACCGCGCTGGTGTTCAATTCGCGGGAGACGGCGGACAATCTGAAGAAATCCGGTGCCTTCATTCCCGGGATCCGTCCCGGTGAGCAGACGGCACGCTACATCGACGGGGTGCTGACCCGGCTGACCCTGGCAGGCGCCATCTATATCACCGCCGTCTGTCTGCTGCCGGAGTTTCTGATCCTGTACTGGAACGTGCCCTTCTATTTTGGTGGCACCTCCTTGCTGATCATCGTCGTGGTGGTCATGGACTTCATGGCCCAGGTGCAGGCACACATGATGTCGCACCAGTACGAGGGGCTGATGAAGAAGGCCAACCTGAAGAGTCAGGGCCGCGCCGGTTTGTTGAGATAG
- the rpsQ gene encoding 30S ribosomal protein S17 — protein sequence MSEESKVQRSLTGRVVSDKMDKSITVMIERRVRHPLYGKYIRRSTKLHVHDENNECKAGDLVSIEQCRPMSKTKSWRLVSVLERAE from the coding sequence ATGAGTGAAGAGAGCAAGGTTCAGCGCAGCCTTACCGGGCGTGTTGTCAGCGACAAGATGGACAAGTCGATCACGGTGATGATCGAGCGGCGCGTGCGTCATCCCCTGTACGGCAAGTACATTCGCCGTTCCACAAAGCTGCATGTGCACGATGAGAACAACGAATGCAAGGCGGGTGATCTGGTCTCGATCGAACAGTGTCGACCGATGTCCAAGACCAAGTCTTGGCGACTCGTCTCTGTACTGGAACGGGCAGAGTAA
- the rplO gene encoding 50S ribosomal protein L15 produces the protein MRLNTIKPAAGSKSAPKRVGRGIGSGLGKTCGRGHKGQKSRSGGFHKVGFEGGQMPLQRRLPKVGFSSRIGRTRAEVRLHELAKVEAEVIDLLALKTASLVPQQTLKAKVILSGKLDKAVTVKGLAVTKGARAAIEAAGGKVED, from the coding sequence ATGCGCCTGAATACCATCAAGCCTGCCGCTGGCAGCAAATCCGCGCCGAAGCGTGTCGGCCGTGGTATCGGTTCGGGTCTCGGCAAGACCTGCGGCCGAGGCCACAAGGGTCAGAAATCCCGCTCTGGCGGGTTCCACAAGGTCGGATTCGAGGGCGGCCAGATGCCGCTGCAGCGTCGTCTGCCCAAGGTCGGCTTCAGTTCACGCATCGGCCGCACCCGCGCCGAGGTGCGTCTGCACGAGCTGGCCAAGGTCGAGGCCGAGGTTATCGACCTGCTGGCACTGAAGACGGCCAGCCTGGTGCCGCAGCAGACGCTGAAGGCCAAGGTCATTCTCTCCGGCAAGCTGGACAAGGCGGTGACCGTCAAGGGCCTGGCCGTGACCAAGGGTGCACGGGCTGCCATCGAAGCGGCAGGCGGCAAGGTCGAAGACTGA
- the rplX gene encoding 50S ribosomal protein L24, translating to MRRIKKGDDVIVITGRDKGKRGNVLRVLDDERLIVEGINLVKRHTKPNPARGVAGGIIEKEAAIHVSNVMLYNPQTNKGDRVGFRTLEDGRKVRYFKSNNEVLDA from the coding sequence ATGCGCAGAATCAAGAAAGGCGACGATGTCATCGTCATTACCGGCAGGGACAAGGGCAAGCGCGGCAACGTGCTGCGGGTGCTGGATGACGAGCGGCTGATCGTGGAAGGCATCAATCTCGTCAAGCGCCACACCAAGCCGAATCCGGCGCGCGGCGTGGCGGGGGGTATCATCGAGAAGGAGGCGGCCATTCACGTCTCCAACGTGATGCTCTACAACCCGCAGACGAACAAGGGCGACCGGGTCGGGTTTCGCACCCTGGAAGACGGTCGCAAGGTACGTTACTTCAAGTCCAACAACGAAGTGTTGGACGCGTAA
- the rplF gene encoding 50S ribosomal protein L6 translates to MSRVAKKPVEIPAGVEISIDGQIVKVKGPKGALEQELHASVEIKQDGSMLSFLPREESKPAWAHSGTARALLNNMITGVSKGFEKKLQLVGVGYRAQAQGSTLNLTLGFSHPVDYKVPEGVTVETPSQTEVVVKGADKQKVGQVAAEIRAFRPPEPYKGKGVRYADETIIRKEAKKK, encoded by the coding sequence ATGTCTCGAGTAGCAAAGAAGCCGGTTGAAATTCCGGCAGGTGTCGAAATCAGCATCGACGGTCAGATCGTCAAGGTCAAGGGTCCGAAGGGTGCCCTGGAGCAGGAACTCCACGCGAGCGTCGAGATCAAGCAGGACGGCAGCATGCTGAGTTTCCTGCCGCGCGAGGAATCCAAGCCGGCCTGGGCGCACTCCGGCACTGCGCGTGCGCTGCTGAACAACATGATCACCGGTGTCAGCAAGGGTTTCGAGAAGAAGCTGCAACTGGTCGGGGTCGGCTACCGCGCGCAGGCACAGGGCTCGACCCTCAATCTGACCCTGGGTTTCTCGCATCCGGTGGACTACAAGGTGCCGGAAGGCGTCACCGTCGAGACCCCGAGTCAGACCGAGGTGGTGGTGAAGGGCGCCGACAAACAGAAGGTCGGTCAGGTCGCGGCCGAGATCCGCGCCTTCCGCCCGCCGGAGCCCTACAAGGGCAAGGGCGTGCGCTACGCAGACGAGACCATCATTCGCAAGGAAGCGAAGAAGAAATAA
- the rpmJ gene encoding 50S ribosomal protein L36, producing MKVRASVKKICRHCKIIRRKGVVRVICKDGRHKQRQG from the coding sequence ATGAAAGTTCGTGCATCGGTGAAGAAGATCTGTCGGCATTGCAAGATCATCCGTCGCAAGGGCGTGGTGCGGGTCATCTGCAAGGATGGCCGCCACAAGCAGCGCCAGGGTTGA
- the rpsE gene encoding 30S ribosomal protein S5 yields MANVDPQMQGDGLQEKLVAVNRVAKVVKGGRVFGFTALTVVGDGNGRVGFGTGKAREVPVAIQKAMEAARRNMQSVALKDGTLQYPLVGRHGAAKVYMQPASEGTGIIAGGAMRAVFEVLGVRDVLAKCIGSNNPINVVRATMNGLVEMTSPEEVAAKRGKTIEEILG; encoded by the coding sequence ATGGCAAATGTTGATCCACAGATGCAGGGCGATGGCCTCCAGGAGAAGCTGGTAGCGGTGAACCGCGTGGCCAAGGTGGTCAAGGGTGGCCGTGTATTCGGCTTCACCGCCTTGACCGTCGTTGGCGACGGCAATGGCCGTGTCGGCTTCGGTACCGGCAAGGCACGCGAGGTGCCGGTAGCCATCCAGAAGGCAATGGAGGCCGCGCGCCGCAACATGCAGAGCGTCGCCCTCAAGGATGGTACCCTGCAGTACCCGCTGGTCGGCCGTCATGGCGCAGCCAAGGTCTACATGCAGCCGGCCTCCGAAGGTACCGGCATCATCGCCGGCGGCGCGATGCGTGCCGTGTTCGAGGTGCTCGGTGTGCGTGACGTGCTCGCCAAGTGCATCGGCAGCAACAACCCGATCAATGTCGTGCGCGCCACCATGAACGGTCTGGTCGAGATGACCTCTCCCGAAGAAGTGGCCGCCAAGCGTGGAAAGACGATTGAAGAGATCCTGGGCTAA
- the rplP gene encoding 50S ribosomal protein L16 → MLQPKRTKFRKQQKGRNRGLALSGNRVSFGEFGIKAVSRGQLTARQIEAARRAITRHVKRGGKLWIRVFPDVPITKKPIEVRMGKGKGNVEYWVAKIQPGRVLYEIEGVSEEVAREAFRRAAAKLPVKITFVSRAIM, encoded by the coding sequence ATGTTGCAGCCTAAACGTACCAAGTTCCGCAAGCAGCAAAAGGGTCGTAACCGCGGCCTGGCCCTGAGCGGCAACCGCGTCAGCTTTGGCGAATTCGGCATCAAGGCCGTGTCCCGTGGTCAGCTTACCGCTCGCCAGATCGAGGCCGCGCGTCGCGCCATCACCCGTCACGTCAAGCGTGGTGGCAAGCTGTGGATCCGCGTGTTCCCCGATGTGCCGATTACCAAGAAGCCGATCGAAGTGCGGATGGGTAAGGGCAAGGGCAATGTCGAGTACTGGGTGGCCAAGATTCAGCCGGGCCGGGTTCTGTATGAAATCGAGGGTGTCTCCGAGGAAGTGGCGCGCGAGGCGTTCCGCCGCGCTGCAGCCAAGCTGCCGGTCAAGATCACCTTCGTTAGTCGGGCGATAATGTGA
- the rpsD gene encoding 30S ribosomal protein S4 — MAKYTGSKCRQCRREGGKLFLKGEKCFTSKCAVESRPFPPGQHGQRRTRLSDYALQLREKQKLRRIYGVLEKQFRNYYKEAARLKGSTGENLLRLLEGRLDNVVYRMGFSASRAEARQLVRHNGVLVNGRKTNIPSAQVRPNDVISLTEKARNQSRVQAAMELAQQRGVADWMDVDAKKMEGVFKNRPERADLPPEIQEQLVVELYSK; from the coding sequence ATGGCAAAGTACACCGGTTCCAAATGTCGTCAGTGCCGTCGTGAAGGCGGTAAACTGTTTCTGAAGGGCGAGAAATGCTTCACCAGCAAGTGTGCGGTGGAGAGCCGCCCCTTCCCGCCGGGCCAGCACGGTCAGCGCCGGACCCGGCTCTCCGACTATGCGCTGCAGCTGCGCGAGAAGCAGAAGCTGCGCCGCATCTACGGGGTGCTCGAGAAGCAGTTCCGCAACTACTACAAGGAGGCGGCGCGCCTCAAGGGGTCCACCGGCGAGAATCTGCTGCGCCTGCTGGAAGGGCGTCTCGATAACGTCGTCTACCGCATGGGCTTTTCCGCTTCGCGTGCCGAGGCGCGCCAGCTGGTCCGCCACAACGGCGTGCTGGTCAACGGGCGGAAGACGAACATCCCCTCCGCCCAGGTGCGTCCCAACGACGTCATCTCACTGACCGAGAAGGCGCGCAATCAGAGCCGCGTGCAGGCTGCCATGGAACTGGCCCAGCAGCGAGGCGTTGCCGACTGGATGGACGTCGATGCCAAGAAGATGGAAGGCGTCTTCAAGAACCGCCCGGAGCGGGCCGATCTGCCGCCCGAGATTCAGGAGCAGCTGGTCGTCGAGCTGTACTCCAAGTAA
- the rpsS gene encoding 30S ribosomal protein S19, with protein sequence MPRSVHKGPFVDHHLEKKVSEAVASNSKRPIKTWSRRSMVLPDMIGLTIAIHNGRQHVPVLINENMVGHKLGEFAVTRTFRGHAADKKSR encoded by the coding sequence GTGCCACGTTCAGTACACAAAGGGCCGTTCGTCGATCACCATCTTGAGAAGAAGGTGTCCGAGGCGGTTGCCTCCAACAGCAAGAGGCCGATCAAGACCTGGTCGCGCCGTTCCATGGTGCTGCCCGACATGATCGGTCTGACCATTGCCATTCACAACGGTCGCCAGCATGTGCCGGTGCTGATCAACGAAAACATGGTCGGCCACAAACTGGGCGAATTTGCGGTGACGCGTACCTTCAGGGGACACGCGGCCGACAAGAAGTCGCGCTAA
- the rpsK gene encoding 30S ribosomal protein S11 yields the protein MAKAATRSKKKVKKNVVDGVAHIHASFNNTIVTITDRQGNALSWATAGGSGFRGSRKSTPFAAQVAAERAGKAAQEFGMKNLEVMVKGPGPGRDSAVRALNAVGFRITNIQDVTPIPHNGCRPPKKRRV from the coding sequence ATGGCTAAAGCGGCAACTCGCTCGAAGAAGAAGGTGAAGAAGAACGTGGTCGATGGTGTGGCCCATATTCACGCTTCCTTCAACAACACCATCGTGACCATCACCGACCGCCAGGGCAATGCGCTCTCCTGGGCGACGGCGGGTGGTTCCGGTTTCCGTGGGTCCCGCAAGAGCACGCCCTTCGCCGCACAGGTCGCGGCCGAGCGCGCCGGCAAGGCTGCCCAGGAGTTCGGCATGAAGAACCTGGAGGTGATGGTCAAGGGTCCCGGCCCGGGCCGTGACTCCGCAGTCCGGGCCCTGAATGCCGTAGGTTTCCGTATCACCAACATCCAGGACGTGACGCCTATTCCGCACAACGGCTGCCGTCCGCCGAAAAAACGTCGCGTTTAA